The proteins below are encoded in one region of Sphingobium yanoikuyae:
- a CDS encoding nucleoside hydrolase: MQNRLIIDRRTWLAGLVGLAGQASLTGPAHALTARVRSRVIIDNDFSGDPDGLFQLAHHLLSPSVQIPLVIGSHIHPRDFLDGSDRQADNAVQCVSDMMDCMRLPHRPPVLAGRNAAPAPGTPPSATPAVAAIIAEAQRTDSKLPLFYVAGAGLTDLAEAVRLRPEIARRIILVWIGGPEHGDVDPTVHVRASKEYNLTIDLAAAQTLFNDSAVEIWQVPRNVYRTLMISHAELDRELAGAGRLGRYLLDQLERAIRRIDAPLGETYILGDSPLVTLTALQSSFDPDAASSDYLIRPTPRINDQAGYVAHPAGRPMRIFTRIDSRLTFADMFAKVRAGSV, encoded by the coding sequence GTGCAGAACAGGCTTATCATCGATCGGCGAACATGGCTGGCGGGGCTTGTGGGGCTGGCCGGCCAGGCATCACTGACCGGGCCGGCTCACGCCCTGACCGCGCGGGTCCGCAGCCGGGTGATCATCGACAATGATTTTTCCGGCGATCCCGATGGCCTGTTCCAACTGGCGCATCATCTGTTGTCGCCTTCGGTGCAGATCCCGCTGGTCATCGGATCGCATATTCATCCCAGAGATTTCCTCGACGGGTCGGACCGGCAAGCCGACAATGCCGTGCAATGCGTCAGCGACATGATGGATTGCATGCGGCTGCCGCATCGGCCGCCGGTGCTGGCGGGGCGCAATGCCGCGCCGGCGCCCGGCACGCCGCCATCGGCCACCCCGGCGGTGGCCGCGATCATCGCCGAAGCGCAACGGACTGATAGCAAATTGCCCCTCTTCTATGTTGCGGGGGCTGGCCTGACCGACCTGGCCGAAGCGGTGCGCCTGCGACCGGAGATCGCGCGGCGGATCATCCTGGTCTGGATCGGCGGGCCGGAACATGGGGATGTCGATCCCACCGTCCATGTTCGGGCAAGCAAGGAATATAATCTGACCATCGATCTGGCCGCCGCGCAGACATTGTTCAACGATTCGGCGGTCGAGATCTGGCAGGTGCCGCGCAACGTCTATCGCACGCTGATGATCAGTCATGCCGAACTCGACCGGGAACTGGCAGGGGCGGGGCGGCTCGGCCGTTATCTGCTGGATCAGCTGGAGCGGGCAATCAGGCGGATCGATGCGCCGCTCGGCGAAACCTATATATTGGGGGACAGTCCGCTGGTCACGCTGACCGCGCTGCAATCCTCCTTTGATCCCGATGCGGCGTCGAGCGATTATCTGATCCGGCCGACGCCGCGGATCAACGATCAGGCGGGCTATGTTGCACATCCAGCCGGCCGACCGATGCGCATCTTCACCCGGATCGATAGCCGGCTGACCTTTGCGGACATGTTTGCCAAGGTCCGCGCCGGCAGCGTTTGA
- a CDS encoding 3TM-type holin, translated as MLKTDDIPLPTEPTDLWTQRSRPAFLYVIYALLLWSIPMGLISGWQPEVAGAIIAGMRAYLDALPEPLYALFGTAYLGYTAAHAWGKARGTER; from the coding sequence ATGTTGAAGACCGACGACATTCCTCTCCCCACCGAGCCGACCGACCTGTGGACACAGCGGTCGCGGCCGGCCTTTCTCTACGTCATCTATGCGCTGCTGCTCTGGTCGATCCCGATGGGGCTGATCTCGGGCTGGCAGCCGGAGGTGGCGGGCGCGATCATCGCGGGCATGCGCGCCTATCTCGATGCCCTGCCCGAGCCGCTCTACGCGCTCTTCGGCACGGCCTATCTCGGCTATACCGCCGCCCATGCCTGGGGCAAGGCGAGGGGCACGGAGCGCTGA
- a CDS encoding glycoside hydrolase family 108 protein, with the protein MTIDTLLDELIAREGGYVDHPADRGGPTNMGITLGVARANGFAGDMRRLPAATARTIYRQLYWDGPGYAAVAQQSMTLAAELFDTAVNMGPGVASTFLQRALNALNRNQRDYADLKADGAIGARTLAALRAFRTLRGAAGDAVLIKAIEALQGERYLALAESRPANEAFLYGWLANRIG; encoded by the coding sequence ATGACCATCGACACATTGCTGGACGAACTGATCGCGCGGGAGGGTGGCTATGTCGACCATCCGGCCGATCGCGGCGGGCCGACCAATATGGGCATCACGCTGGGGGTCGCGCGGGCGAACGGCTTTGCCGGCGACATGCGCCGTCTGCCGGCCGCAACCGCGCGCACCATCTACCGCCAGCTCTATTGGGATGGGCCGGGCTATGCCGCGGTCGCGCAGCAAAGCATGACGCTCGCGGCCGAACTGTTCGACACCGCCGTCAACATGGGGCCGGGGGTCGCCAGCACCTTTCTCCAGCGGGCGCTCAACGCCCTCAACCGCAACCAGCGCGACTATGCCGACCTGAAGGCCGACGGCGCGATCGGCGCCCGCACGCTCGCTGCGCTGCGCGCCTTCCGCACCCTGCGTGGCGCAGCCGGCGACGCGGTGCTGATCAAGGCGATCGAGGCCTTGCAGGGCGAACGCTATCTGGCGCTGGCCGAAAGCCGCCCGGCCAACGAGGCCTTTCTCTATGGCTGGCTCGCCAACCGCATCGGCTGA
- a CDS encoding DUF1003 domain-containing protein, with the protein MNAAIRFLVGSLRRGPQAPDLNRLFDDGQTYGERLADRVAAIGGSWRFIIGFSLFLVAWALLNTLVLARHAFDPFPFIFLNLMLSMLAALQAPIIMMSQNRQAAKDRLEARLDYETNLRSEAQIASLHDKIDLLLAMAGEREDTAGAAG; encoded by the coding sequence ATGAATGCAGCCATCCGTTTTCTCGTCGGCTCCCTGCGCCGCGGGCCCCAGGCCCCTGATCTCAACCGCCTGTTCGATGACGGCCAGACCTATGGCGAGCGACTGGCCGACCGGGTCGCGGCGATCGGCGGCTCCTGGCGCTTCATCATCGGCTTCAGCCTGTTCCTGGTCGCCTGGGCGCTGCTGAACACGCTGGTGCTGGCGCGCCACGCCTTCGACCCCTTTCCCTTCATCTTTTTAAACCTGATGCTGTCGATGCTGGCCGCGTTGCAGGCGCCGATCATCATGATGAGCCAGAATCGCCAGGCGGCAAAGGACCGGCTGGAGGCGCGGCTCGACTATGAGACCAATTTGCGATCGGAAGCGCAGATCGCCAGCCTGCACGACAAGATCGACCTGCTGCTGGCGATGGCGGGCGAGAGGGAGGATACGGCAGGGGCGGCGGGCTGA
- the yajC gene encoding preprotein translocase subunit YajC: MFITPAFAQTAGGQASGAGILVQMAPLVLIFVVFYFLLIRPQQKKMKEHKGKIDAVKKGDQVVTGGGLVGKVARVDDIYVDIELAPNMKVKAVKSTLADVIDPTTAKPAND; the protein is encoded by the coding sequence ATGTTCATTACTCCAGCCTTTGCCCAGACCGCGGGCGGGCAAGCCTCCGGCGCCGGTATCCTGGTGCAGATGGCACCGCTGGTCCTCATCTTCGTCGTCTTCTATTTCCTGCTGATCCGTCCGCAGCAGAAGAAGATGAAGGAGCATAAGGGCAAGATCGACGCCGTGAAGAAGGGCGATCAGGTCGTGACCGGCGGTGGCCTGGTCGGCAAGGTCGCGCGCGTCGACGACATCTATGTCGATATCGAGCTGGCGCCGAACATGAAGGTCAAGGCGGTCAAGTCGACCCTGGCCGACGTGATCGACCCGACCACCGCCAAGCCCGCGAACGACTGA
- a CDS encoding energy transducer TonB, with protein MAMAVQQASIDNVRLPLQPSPKALALSANGVETIRLTVAPDGTIAGCNAQVANHGPIEDRDNCRKLLTLKAIPASDQAGTSLHGMLEFRLSWKRTDANAGARADASSGADLYLPLRQMPDGARDDATTNVNLVVAADGKVETCEPTSSSGNIALDKAACQAVMRSGTQPLNDATGTPVRAVQTLAIGFSVQP; from the coding sequence ATGGCGATGGCCGTTCAGCAGGCCAGTATCGACAATGTTCGGCTGCCCCTGCAGCCTTCGCCCAAAGCACTCGCCCTGTCGGCCAATGGTGTGGAAACCATCCGGTTAACCGTGGCGCCGGACGGAACGATCGCTGGCTGCAACGCCCAAGTCGCGAACCACGGCCCGATCGAGGATCGGGACAATTGTCGAAAATTGCTGACGCTCAAGGCCATTCCCGCCAGCGATCAAGCGGGAACGAGCCTCCATGGCATGCTGGAGTTTAGGCTGTCCTGGAAGCGGACGGATGCGAACGCGGGTGCGCGGGCCGATGCTTCGTCTGGCGCAGATCTTTATCTGCCCTTGCGCCAGATGCCGGACGGGGCACGCGACGATGCGACCACCAATGTCAATCTGGTTGTCGCCGCCGACGGCAAGGTAGAGACATGCGAGCCAACCAGCAGCAGTGGCAACATCGCACTCGACAAAGCCGCCTGTCAGGCCGTGATGCGAAGCGGCACGCAACCACTCAACGATGCCACTGGCACACCGGTCCGTGCCGTCCAAACTCTGGCGATCGGATTCAGCGTCCAGCCCTGA